One Brassica napus cultivar Da-Ae chromosome C4, Da-Ae, whole genome shotgun sequence genomic region harbors:
- the LOC106390714 gene encoding uncharacterized protein LOC106390714 encodes MHSLKTSCVGQVFALAKPHDSVGKRTRNRIPKEERKTLVESFIKKHQSLNNGRFPSLSLTHKEVGGSFYTIREIVREIIQENRVLGTSDLILQGKGDDDHLQDQALSSSLLMDPVPPLSLSPEGFHSPSGQSHNHSKENRGSYKDREVNGYHQLSEEGIGLLTHEPVESTDISRAHFAGSCGEENDAKLHDRVQTVCDSKPQDLELEVDKKDRGLEETPFIETRGTEPDERANDDEAVMPEMVNMAKNSLGTVGLPAEAVAVTSSTSDVQPSEVARVCEAEKVTEAKVESDSSTETSVDLGDISDVPEEQGTQVIGGQMPKQISVSMDKKVEEKTVNPASVDVESADTKGMVVENADIHETKEYSNGSLTTEGITPTSGTESASFKKDKARSKVTSVEKGKQDASDSSSSQKGNIAPLNRIKPESWKGQSNVAGGLETNPLLAALKSLMTAFVKFWSE; translated from the exons ATGCACTCTCTAAAGACTAGTTGCGTAGGGCAAGTATTTGCTCTAGCCAAGCCTCACGACTCTGTAGGCAAGAGAACGCGTAATCGTATCCCCAAAGAGGAGAGAAAGACTCTGGTCGAATCTTTCATAAAAAA GCATCAAAGCTTAAACAATGGGAGGTTTCCTTCACTTAGCCTCACACACAAGGAGGTTGGTGGGTCTTTCTACACCATTAGGGAGATTGTCAGAGAGATTATCCAAGAAAATAGAGTCCTTGGTACTAGTGACTTGATTCTCCAAGGCAAAGGCGATGATGACCATTTGCAAGATCAAGCTCTTTCAAGTTCTTTACTGATGGATCCTGTGCCTCCTTTATCTCTGTCCCCAGAGGGATTCCATTCTCCATCAGGTCAAAGTCATAATCATTCTAAAGAAAACAGAGGATCTTATAAGGACAGGGAAGTGAACGGGTATCATCAACTTTCTGAAGAAGGCATAGGGCTGCTCACACACGAGCCAGTGGAGTCTACTGACATATCCAGGGCTCACTTTGCAGGATCTTGCGGTGAAGAGAACGATGCCAAGCTGCATGATAGAGTGCAGACAGTATGTGACTCCAAACCTCAGGATTTAGAACTCGAGGTGGATAAGAAAGACAGAGGACTTGAGGAAACACCTTTCATTGAAACAAGAGGCACAGAACCTGACGAAAGAGCGAATGATGATGAAGCAGTGATGCCCGAAATGGTGAACATGGCTAAGAATTCATTAGGCACAGTTGGTTTGCCAGCGGAAGCAGTTGCTGTGACTTCTTCAACATCGGATGTACAGCCTAGTGAGGTGGCTAGAGTCTGTGAGGCTGAGAAAGTAACTGAGGCAAAGGTGGAAAGTGATAGCAGCACCGAAACTTCTGTTGATCTTGGAGACATTTCTGATGTGCCTGAAGAACAAGGGACACAAGTCATTGGTGGTCAAATGCCAAAGCAAATCTCTGTCTCTATGGATAAGAAAGTTGAAGAGAAAACTGTAAATCCTGCTTCAGTAGATGTTGAATCTGCTGATACTAAAGGGATGGTGGTTGAGAATGCTGACATTCATGAGACTAAGGAATATAGTAATGGAAGTTTGACAACAGAAGGGATAACGCCAACATCTGGCACTGAG TCTGCAAGTTTTAAGAAGGACAAAGCTAGGAGTAAAGTCACAAGCGTTGAGAAAGGGAAACAGGATGCTTCAGATAGTTCGAGCTCTCAGAAAGGAAACATTGCACCACTAAACAGAATCAAACC TGAATCGTGGAAAGGGCAATCTAATGTGGCAGGAGGACTTGAGACAAATCCGCTTTTGGCAGCTCTCAAATCTTTGATGACAGCCTTTGTTAAGTTTTGGTCCGagtga
- the LOC106390715 gene encoding 30S ribosomal protein 2, chloroplastic, whose amino-acid sequence MDNVDSTTQHHLLLLLLLLPHYLLLQKMATFLTAVVSIKATLFSFQPQTFTSLQSQTNALSLKPSPSFTKPISVSLPRMRLIPHATMETETETEEKPALDPNAESSRRVYIGNIPRTVTNEHLTKIVEEHGAVEQVQVMYDKYSGRSRRFGFATMKSVEDANAVIEKLNGTTIEGREVKVNITEKPIASSSSSSSPDLSLLQSEDAAFVDSPYKVYVGNLAKSVTKEMLESLFSEKGKVLSAKVSRVPGTSKSTGFGFVTFSSDEDVEAAILALNNSLLEGQKIRVNKA is encoded by the exons ATGGATAATGTTGATAGCACAACACAAcaccaccttcttcttcttcttcttcttcttccgcatTATCTCCTTCTCCAGAAAATGGCTACTTTCCTAACAGCTGTTGTTTCAATCAAAGCTACACTCTTCTCTTTCCAGCCCCAAACCTTCACCTCTTTGCAATCTCAAACCAATGCACTCTCCCTCAAACCTTCCCCTTCTTTCACCAAACCCATCTCCGTCTCCCTTCCAAGGATGAGACTCATCCCTCACGCAACGATGGAGACGGAGACGGAGACGGAAGAAAAACCCGCTTTAGACCCTAACGCAGAATCCTCAAGACGCGTCTACATCGGAAACATACCAAGAACAGTCACTAACGAACATCTCACCAAAATCGTCGAAGAACACGGCGCCGTTGAACAAGTCCAG GTGATGTATGATAAGTACTCAGGAAGAAGCCGTAGGTTTGGTTTCGCTACAATGAAATCAGTTGAAGATGCCAATGCTGTCATTGAGAAGTTGAATGGCACT acCATTGAAGGACGTGAGGTGAAGGTTAATATAACTGAGAAGCCTatagcatcatcatcatcatcatcatcacctgaTTTGTCACTGCTTCAGTCTGAAGATGCAGCTTTTGTAGATAGTCCTTACAAAGTGTATGTAGGGAATCTAGCAAAGAGTGTTACTAAAGAGATGCTTGAGAGTTTGTTTTCTGAGAAAGGGAAAGTTCTAAGTGCCAAGGTTTCGAGAGTGCCTGGTACTTCGAAATCCACTGGGTTTGGGTTTGTGACGTTTTCTTCAGATGAAGATGTCGAAGCTGCCATTTTGGCTCTTAACAACTCT TTGCTGGAAGGACAGAAGATTCGGGTGAACAAGGCCTAG